In one Chitinophaga sancti genomic region, the following are encoded:
- a CDS encoding heavy metal translocating P-type ATPase, with amino-acid sequence MGHIIKETFPVLEMSCAACAASVTSMLKSVPGVQEANVNFANQTALVTYDEEQAKPEGMRNALRSVGYDLVIDTHNREEIQQQAQQSHYQALKTRTIIAIILSLPVVVIGMFFMNIPYANWMMCVLSTPVVFWVGKGFFVNAWKQARHKKANMDTLVALSTGIAWIFSVFNTINPQFWMSSGLHAHVYFEAAAVVVAFVSLGKLLEEKAKSNTSSALKKLMGLQPKTVIVMHGQEQAEVPLEAVQVNDLILVKPGNRIPVDGTVAEGMSYVDESMISGEPVPVLKEKGTAVFAGTINQQGSFQFKAEKVGADTVLAQIIRMVQEAQGSRAPVQQLVDKIAGIFVPVVISIAILTFAVWYLLAGDFTHGLLAAVTVLVIACPCALGLATPTAIMVGIGRGADNNILIRDAESLEKGYKTNVLLLDKTGTITEGMPTVESMSVKEALLPVLLAMELQSEHPLALAVVHHLQGAGVQPVKLSQIESITGKGIAATYNGHRYLAGNAALLNIKTDSTATIILSEDDTIVGSINISDKVKPGSVSAIAALKQQGIAVYMLTGDNEKTAAAVAQSVGIEHYKAGMLPGDKAAFVKELQQQGKVVAMAGDGINDSQALALADVSIAMGKGSDIAMDVARMTLITADLQAIPRALALSKLTVRTIRQNLFWAFIYNVIGIPLAAGVLYPVNGFQLDPMIAGAAMALSSVSVVSNSLRLKWTKL; translated from the coding sequence ATGGGACACATTATAAAAGAAACCTTTCCTGTGCTGGAAATGAGTTGCGCTGCCTGTGCTGCAAGCGTTACCTCCATGCTGAAGTCAGTTCCGGGTGTACAGGAGGCGAATGTCAACTTCGCTAACCAGACAGCCCTCGTCACCTATGACGAAGAACAGGCTAAGCCCGAAGGGATGCGGAATGCATTGCGTAGTGTAGGTTATGACCTCGTCATTGATACCCACAACAGGGAAGAGATCCAGCAGCAGGCACAACAAAGCCATTACCAGGCTTTAAAGACCCGAACTATTATTGCGATTATATTGTCATTGCCGGTCGTGGTGATTGGGATGTTCTTTATGAATATACCTTATGCCAACTGGATGATGTGTGTATTGTCCACACCGGTAGTGTTCTGGGTGGGCAAAGGCTTTTTTGTGAATGCCTGGAAACAGGCCAGGCATAAAAAGGCCAATATGGATACCCTGGTTGCACTTAGTACCGGCATCGCCTGGATTTTCAGCGTCTTTAATACAATCAATCCGCAATTCTGGATGTCCAGCGGTTTGCATGCGCATGTATATTTCGAAGCAGCAGCAGTCGTGGTGGCATTTGTATCATTGGGAAAATTGCTGGAAGAAAAAGCGAAATCAAATACCTCTTCCGCACTGAAAAAACTGATGGGCTTACAGCCAAAGACGGTGATTGTAATGCATGGTCAGGAGCAGGCAGAAGTACCGTTGGAAGCTGTGCAGGTGAATGACCTGATCCTGGTGAAACCCGGTAATCGTATTCCGGTGGATGGTACAGTAGCAGAGGGAATGTCTTATGTAGATGAGAGTATGATCAGTGGCGAACCTGTGCCTGTGCTGAAAGAGAAAGGTACAGCAGTATTTGCAGGCACGATCAATCAGCAGGGCAGTTTTCAGTTCAAAGCAGAGAAGGTGGGCGCTGATACAGTACTGGCGCAGATCATCCGCATGGTGCAGGAGGCACAGGGAAGCAGGGCGCCGGTGCAGCAACTTGTCGACAAAATTGCGGGCATTTTTGTGCCGGTGGTGATCAGTATTGCGATCCTGACCTTTGCAGTCTGGTATTTATTGGCTGGCGACTTTACCCATGGTTTGCTGGCAGCGGTGACGGTATTAGTCATTGCATGTCCCTGTGCTTTGGGATTGGCCACGCCTACGGCGATCATGGTTGGCATTGGGCGTGGTGCGGATAATAATATCCTGATCAGGGATGCGGAAAGCCTGGAGAAAGGATATAAAACGAATGTATTGTTGTTAGATAAAACAGGTACGATTACGGAAGGAATGCCAACGGTGGAAAGTATGTCAGTTAAGGAAGCCTTACTGCCTGTGTTATTAGCGATGGAATTGCAATCTGAGCATCCACTGGCACTGGCAGTCGTGCATCATTTGCAGGGAGCAGGTGTGCAGCCGGTAAAACTTTCACAGATTGAAAGTATCACGGGTAAAGGGATTGCGGCTACCTATAATGGTCATCGTTACCTGGCCGGTAATGCGGCTTTGCTGAATATAAAAACGGATAGCACTGCAACGATCATCCTCTCAGAAGATGATACAATCGTGGGTTCAATCAATATCAGCGATAAGGTAAAACCCGGTTCTGTGAGTGCGATTGCTGCGCTGAAACAACAGGGTATAGCGGTGTATATGCTGACCGGCGATAATGAAAAGACGGCAGCAGCGGTGGCACAATCAGTAGGTATTGAACATTATAAGGCAGGGATGCTGCCGGGGGATAAGGCGGCTTTCGTAAAAGAATTACAACAGCAGGGCAAGGTAGTGGCGATGGCAGGTGACGGGATCAATGATAGCCAGGCGCTGGCACTGGCAGATGTGAGCATTGCGATGGGCAAGGGTTCTGACATTGCGATGGATGTGGCCAGGATGACCCTCATTACGGCCGATTTACAAGCGATTCCGCGGGCTTTGGCTTTATCTAAGCTCACCGTCCGGACGATCAGGCAGAACCTGTTTTGGGCTTTTATTTACAATGTAATTGGTATTCCGCTGGCCGCTGGTGTGCTGTATCCTGTAAATGGGTTCCAGTTAGATCCGATGATTGCAGGTGCTGCGATGGCTTTAAGTTCTGTATCGGTAGTAAGTAACAGTTTAAGATTAAAATGGACTAAACTATAA
- a CDS encoding heavy-metal-associated domain-containing protein, whose product MQFKTNIKCDACVAKVTPYLDASAAKDGWKVDTTNPDKILTVSDDKGISAAEVIKQIAAAGYKASEM is encoded by the coding sequence ATGCAATTCAAGACGAATATTAAATGCGATGCCTGTGTGGCGAAAGTAACGCCTTATTTAGATGCATCCGCAGCGAAGGATGGATGGAAAGTGGACACTACGAATCCTGATAAGATTTTAACAGTTAGTGACGATAAAGGAATATCAGCAGCGGAAGTGATAAAGCAGATAGCAGCTGCAGGATATAAGGCAAGTGAGATGTAA
- a CDS encoding SusC/RagA family TonB-linked outer membrane protein produces the protein MSCLLATAALAQRTISGMVKDAGDSSGLPGVNITVPGTTTGTITDAKGHFSLQVPESAKSLTFSFMGYTQQTLAIGSQTTFSVSLQSTSKGLGEVVVVGYGTQNRRDVTGTISSIKGSDIKNLPVSDAAQAIQGKVPGVDIVRSDGSPGSEPNIRIRGTGTINNADPLVIIDGVPATGMSDVNPNDIASMEILKDASSSAIYGTRAANGVVIITTKKGGYGEKTHATVNVYKGTSNARRYIPLLTAPELVQLKQERYTNDGVAINALWQDPYYAVQRTDWQKALIGTGSTTNADVNLRGGSAASNYLFSAGYYDEKGLIQNSFFKRYSFRINSEHKLGSRVKVGENLQLTYRNSRGFDTYSSQTGLIFSALRFNPAIPVKNEDGSWGTAKASNELGDINNPVFTVENIDAYSKNYRVLASVYADVQILDGLSLRVNGGYDGEIYQQYSFTPAILDQTRVSANADLWQRNENKGAALGEAFLTYNKTFNNVHQVTLTGGYSAQKTHGDFFRAERWGYTDEAADQRVLDNGTTVYNASGNYNAETAIVSGFVRAFYGYKGKYLFTGTFRADGSSKFPAGNRWGYFPAFSLGWRVSDETFFKDNVGFMSNLKLTGGWGQLGNQNVKDYQYLAIVTKDRKYSFGGNPYTGIWNSSLANPSITWEKAEMTNISAEMGFFKDALNATVTWFNKKTRDMLVPYPELDVHGTSTIPDQNIGQMSNKGWEIELAYQGGKKDVHYHVGVNASFIRNRVTRLYSGTYISSTRYGRQNQEISRTYEGQPIASFYGWKTNGIYQNQAAIDNDPNVAKDNNRADIKPGDVRFVDTDGDGKITESDRTNLGNPNPRMTYGIQAGVDYKGFDLSATFAGVTGLKLYNADRMQGLDPTYSYNMYAEAMGRWHGEGTGNSMPRMSLEDANQNARTSDRFVESGNYFSLRNVTFGYTIPSRVWGKSGISDIRVYATGQNVFMITKYKGLNPELGYASDGNLMRGVDVATYPQARVFTFGASMNF, from the coding sequence ATGTCATGTCTGCTTGCCACAGCAGCCCTCGCACAGCGCACCATCTCCGGGATGGTCAAAGATGCAGGTGATAGCAGCGGCCTTCCGGGCGTAAACATTACGGTGCCAGGTACCACCACTGGAACCATCACCGATGCCAAAGGTCACTTTTCTTTGCAGGTTCCTGAATCAGCAAAAAGTCTGACCTTCTCTTTCATGGGTTATACCCAGCAAACACTTGCTATCGGTTCCCAGACCACCTTTTCTGTATCACTGCAATCCACTTCCAAAGGACTGGGTGAAGTAGTCGTAGTAGGTTATGGTACACAAAACCGTCGCGACGTAACAGGTACTATCTCATCCATCAAAGGATCCGATATTAAAAACCTGCCCGTCAGCGATGCGGCACAGGCCATTCAGGGTAAGGTACCCGGTGTGGACATTGTGCGTTCCGATGGTTCCCCGGGTTCAGAACCGAATATTCGTATCCGTGGTACAGGTACCATCAACAATGCAGATCCACTTGTTATTATAGATGGTGTGCCTGCTACCGGTATGAGCGATGTAAACCCGAACGACATCGCAAGTATGGAAATTCTGAAAGACGCTTCCAGCTCCGCTATCTACGGTACCCGTGCAGCAAATGGAGTGGTGATCATCACAACTAAAAAAGGTGGCTATGGTGAGAAAACCCATGCAACTGTGAACGTTTACAAAGGTACTTCCAATGCACGCCGGTACATTCCATTGCTCACTGCACCTGAACTCGTGCAGCTGAAACAGGAACGTTATACAAATGATGGTGTAGCGATCAATGCGCTCTGGCAGGATCCTTACTACGCAGTGCAACGTACCGACTGGCAAAAAGCGCTCATTGGTACCGGTTCCACCACCAATGCAGACGTAAACCTGCGTGGTGGCAGCGCTGCTTCTAATTACCTGTTCAGTGCCGGTTACTATGATGAAAAAGGATTGATTCAGAATTCATTCTTCAAACGTTATAGCTTCCGCATCAATTCAGAACACAAACTGGGTAGCCGTGTGAAAGTAGGAGAGAACCTGCAGCTCACTTACCGCAATTCCAGGGGCTTTGATACCTATTCATCACAGACAGGTCTGATCTTTAGTGCCCTGCGTTTCAACCCGGCAATTCCCGTGAAAAACGAAGATGGCAGCTGGGGTACGGCCAAAGCCAGCAATGAACTGGGTGACATCAATAACCCCGTGTTCACGGTGGAAAATATCGATGCCTATAGTAAGAACTACCGCGTACTCGCCAGTGTATATGCAGACGTACAGATCCTGGATGGTCTTTCCCTGCGTGTGAATGGTGGCTATGATGGTGAGATCTACCAGCAATACAGTTTTACGCCTGCTATTCTCGATCAGACCCGCGTAAGCGCAAATGCTGACCTGTGGCAGCGGAACGAAAATAAAGGTGCCGCATTGGGCGAAGCCTTCCTCACCTACAACAAGACTTTCAACAACGTACACCAGGTGACCCTGACCGGTGGTTACTCTGCGCAGAAAACGCATGGTGACTTTTTCCGTGCAGAGCGCTGGGGTTATACTGACGAAGCAGCAGATCAGCGTGTACTCGATAACGGTACTACAGTATACAATGCGTCCGGTAACTACAATGCGGAAACAGCTATCGTATCCGGATTTGTTCGCGCATTCTATGGTTATAAAGGTAAATACCTCTTCACCGGTACTTTCCGTGCAGATGGTTCCAGCAAATTTCCTGCTGGTAACCGCTGGGGCTATTTCCCTGCCTTCTCACTGGGATGGCGCGTGAGCGACGAGACCTTCTTTAAAGATAATGTTGGTTTCATGAGCAACCTGAAACTGACCGGCGGCTGGGGCCAGCTGGGTAACCAGAACGTGAAAGATTATCAATACCTCGCGATCGTAACCAAAGACCGTAAATATTCTTTCGGTGGAAATCCTTACACCGGGATCTGGAACAGCTCTCTTGCTAATCCTTCCATCACCTGGGAAAAAGCAGAGATGACTAACATCAGTGCTGAAATGGGATTCTTTAAAGACGCGTTGAATGCTACTGTGACCTGGTTCAATAAAAAGACCCGCGATATGCTGGTGCCTTATCCTGAACTGGATGTACATGGTACAAGTACAATTCCTGATCAGAACATCGGTCAGATGAGTAACAAGGGATGGGAAATTGAACTCGCTTACCAGGGTGGTAAGAAGGATGTACATTACCACGTAGGGGTGAATGCTTCTTTCATCAGGAACCGTGTAACAAGACTTTACTCCGGTACTTATATCAGTTCTACGCGTTATGGCCGCCAGAACCAGGAGATTTCCCGTACTTACGAAGGGCAGCCTATCGCGTCCTTCTATGGCTGGAAAACGAATGGTATTTACCAGAACCAGGCAGCGATCGACAACGATCCAAACGTAGCAAAAGATAATAACAGGGCTGATATTAAACCCGGTGATGTGCGCTTTGTAGACACCGATGGCGATGGTAAGATCACTGAAAGCGATCGTACCAATTTGGGTAATCCCAATCCACGCATGACCTACGGTATCCAGGCGGGTGTTGACTATAAAGGGTTTGACCTGAGTGCAACTTTTGCAGGTGTAACCGGTCTGAAGCTCTATAATGCAGACAGGATGCAGGGCCTGGATCCTACCTATTCTTACAACATGTATGCTGAAGCAATGGGGCGCTGGCATGGCGAAGGTACCGGCAACAGCATGCCGCGTATGTCTCTCGAAGATGCCAATCAGAATGCCCGTACATCAGACCGTTTTGTAGAAAGTGGCAATTATTTCTCCCTGAGAAATGTAACGTTTGGTTATACGATTCCTTCCCGTGTATGGGGTAAATCCGGGATCTCTGATATCAGGGTATATGCTACCGGTCAGAATGTATTCATGATCACCAAATACAAAGGGCTGAACCCTGAATTGGGTTATGCATCAGATGGTAACCTGATGCGTGGTGTGGATGTGGCGACTTACCCACAGGCCCGTGTATTTACTTTTGGTGCAAGTATGAATTTCTAA
- a CDS encoding RagB/SusD family nutrient uptake outer membrane protein, producing the protein MKRMKYLLLCVPAFFACNKELDVDKKGSYTTANYWRNESDAVDGITGIYNILLEEDFTGFGEFVYDNCSDDQYRAGDHPELADLEAFTYDASNSAVKAPWRWKYEMLNRSNSALLYIPAITKISEDVKNRCLGEAHFFRAYAYWRLALIYGEVPMIMEEDIKNGTYNKAKSTIDEVHAQIEADLKAAAILLPESYDASQAGRISKGAAWGLLAKLYLYENNFANTILYGDSVITNSNYALQATYKMNFTPATSNNSEMLFNVQTLDGWGYSDFITYHAPRAWGGWDFFEPVQDLVNEFENGDPRKDVCIMKPGDVINIGTGTATYTASLSSTGYHYNKFCAWIGTGGLNYSFKYPLMRTSDIYLCVAEAKIRQTGAGAGDAEINAIRTRVGLTGVSGAGMTALMHERRVELCGENERHQDLMRWDKAGIIDITTIYNKPKLTSSGAVIQAARNFQRPKHYYFPLPQSEIDKSNGVLIQNSNYLN; encoded by the coding sequence ATGAAACGAATGAAATACCTGCTGCTGTGTGTACCTGCGTTCTTTGCCTGTAATAAGGAACTGGATGTAGATAAAAAAGGTAGCTATACTACGGCCAACTACTGGCGCAATGAATCTGACGCGGTGGATGGCATCACCGGGATCTATAATATTTTACTGGAAGAAGACTTCACCGGTTTTGGTGAATTTGTATACGACAACTGTTCTGACGACCAGTACCGCGCAGGGGATCACCCTGAGCTGGCGGACCTGGAAGCCTTTACGTACGATGCTTCCAACTCTGCTGTGAAAGCACCCTGGAGGTGGAAGTATGAAATGCTGAACAGGTCAAATAGTGCACTGCTGTACATTCCTGCTATCACTAAAATCAGTGAAGACGTTAAAAACCGTTGCCTGGGTGAGGCACACTTTTTCCGCGCTTACGCTTACTGGCGACTGGCACTGATCTACGGCGAAGTACCTATGATTATGGAAGAGGATATTAAGAACGGCACTTACAATAAAGCAAAATCTACGATCGACGAAGTGCATGCACAGATCGAAGCAGACCTGAAAGCAGCGGCAATACTACTGCCTGAGAGTTACGATGCATCACAGGCGGGTCGTATAAGCAAGGGCGCTGCATGGGGCCTGCTGGCGAAATTGTATCTCTATGAAAATAATTTTGCAAATACTATTTTGTATGGTGATAGTGTGATTACTAATTCAAATTATGCATTGCAGGCCACTTACAAAATGAACTTCACACCTGCTACGAGCAATAACAGCGAGATGTTATTCAATGTGCAAACACTGGATGGATGGGGCTATTCCGACTTCATCACTTATCACGCTCCGCGTGCATGGGGTGGATGGGATTTCTTCGAACCTGTACAAGACTTAGTGAATGAATTTGAAAATGGTGATCCGCGCAAGGACGTGTGTATCATGAAACCTGGCGACGTCATTAATATCGGTACAGGCACAGCTACCTATACAGCGTCTTTGTCTTCTACCGGCTATCACTACAATAAGTTCTGTGCATGGATCGGTACAGGCGGTTTGAACTATTCCTTTAAGTATCCGTTGATGCGTACATCTGACATTTATTTGTGTGTGGCAGAGGCGAAGATTCGTCAGACCGGTGCCGGTGCCGGAGATGCAGAGATCAATGCGATCCGTACAAGAGTGGGGCTGACAGGAGTATCCGGTGCAGGTATGACTGCATTGATGCATGAAAGAAGAGTAGAACTGTGTGGTGAGAATGAACGTCATCAGGACTTAATGCGTTGGGATAAGGCGGGTATCATCGATATTACGACTATTTACAACAAGCCAAAGCTGACTTCATCAGGTGCGGTGATCCAGGCGGCAAGGAACTTTCAAAGACCTAAGCATTACTACTTCCCATTACCACAATCTGAGATCGATAAGAGTAACGGGGTGTTGATACAAAATTCAAATTATTTAAATTAG
- a CDS encoding alpha-L-arabinofuranosidase C-terminal domain-containing protein, which produces MRYKLHRCLTALLLSGTISVAQTLTVTVNTPQHTVQPTMWGIFFEDINFSADGGIYAELVKNRSFEFAQPLQGWKVMKEANAGKILIVNRAPENAANPRYAHITAAGNFGLYNEGFRGMGFKKGETYNFSLLAGNATGGVAVKVVLVDDKGTAIGAATVGTPGKDWKSYTASITASETVSKGGLQVFFEGNGTLDADMLSLFPAATWKQRPGGLRSDLVQLLADLHPGFVRFPGGCIVEGKDLVNRYQWKKTVGPVEDRTLIVNRWNTEFPYRAPGDYYQSYGLGFYEYFQLAEDIGAEPLPILNCGMACQFNTGEVAADEDVNNYIQDALDLIEFANAGTDTKWGKLRADMGHPKPFNLKMIGVGNEQWDSQYIVRYKMWETALKTKHPEIKLVSSVGPSPDDERFHYGWSQLKGSKADLVDEHYYMAPDWFLQNAARYDNYDRKAPHIFAGEYAAHIRDKEQDQPESRNTWGSALAEAAFMTGLERNADVVNMASYAPLLAHVEAWQWRPDLIWFDNLRSVGTPNYYVQKLFANYKGTNTVPVLENGKVLTGRDSIYASATIDAAKHELLLKVVNAAGVAKPYKIQVKGGVAGKDAVQQVLTAADKLAINTLDAPTQVAPRQQKLIVSKGGASVTLQPSSVNVFVIPYK; this is translated from the coding sequence ATGCGATACAAACTTCATCGCTGTCTTACAGCGCTATTATTGTCCGGAACAATTTCCGTGGCTCAGACGCTTACCGTCACCGTGAACACACCTCAACACACGGTTCAACCCACCATGTGGGGTATCTTTTTCGAAGACATTAATTTCTCGGCGGACGGCGGCATTTATGCTGAACTGGTGAAGAACCGCTCCTTTGAATTTGCCCAGCCTTTGCAGGGATGGAAAGTGATGAAGGAGGCCAATGCCGGCAAGATCCTGATTGTGAACCGTGCCCCTGAAAATGCGGCTAATCCACGCTATGCACACATTACTGCTGCGGGCAATTTCGGCCTTTATAATGAGGGCTTCCGGGGTATGGGCTTTAAAAAAGGGGAGACCTATAATTTCTCGCTGCTTGCGGGGAATGCGACAGGTGGCGTGGCGGTGAAAGTTGTGCTTGTTGACGACAAGGGCACGGCTATCGGTGCAGCTACCGTAGGTACCCCGGGCAAAGACTGGAAGTCTTACACGGCAAGCATTACTGCCAGCGAAACAGTGTCCAAAGGCGGCCTGCAGGTCTTCTTTGAAGGCAATGGTACCCTGGATGCAGATATGCTGTCACTATTCCCGGCTGCTACCTGGAAACAGCGCCCTGGTGGCCTGCGTTCCGACCTCGTTCAGCTCCTGGCTGACCTGCATCCAGGTTTTGTACGTTTCCCCGGTGGCTGTATCGTGGAAGGGAAGGACCTGGTGAACCGCTACCAGTGGAAAAAGACAGTAGGGCCGGTGGAAGACCGTACCCTGATCGTGAACCGCTGGAATACAGAATTCCCGTACCGTGCGCCGGGTGATTATTACCAGAGCTATGGCCTTGGTTTTTACGAATACTTCCAGCTGGCTGAGGACATTGGTGCGGAGCCCCTGCCTATTCTGAACTGTGGTATGGCCTGTCAGTTCAATACTGGTGAGGTCGCAGCTGACGAAGATGTCAATAATTATATCCAGGATGCGCTGGACCTGATCGAATTTGCCAACGCGGGTACGGATACAAAGTGGGGAAAATTGAGGGCAGACATGGGGCATCCTAAACCTTTCAATCTGAAGATGATTGGTGTGGGAAATGAGCAATGGGATAGCCAATACATTGTGCGCTATAAAATGTGGGAGACGGCCCTGAAAACGAAGCATCCTGAGATCAAACTGGTATCCAGCGTAGGACCCTCTCCTGATGATGAACGTTTCCATTATGGTTGGTCACAGTTAAAGGGGTCAAAAGCTGACCTGGTAGACGAACATTATTATATGGCGCCTGACTGGTTCCTGCAGAATGCTGCCCGTTATGATAATTATGACCGTAAAGCGCCTCATATCTTCGCAGGCGAGTATGCCGCCCATATCAGGGATAAGGAGCAGGATCAGCCTGAAAGTCGCAATACCTGGGGTAGTGCCCTGGCGGAAGCAGCTTTCATGACGGGGCTGGAGAGAAATGCGGACGTGGTGAATATGGCTTCCTATGCGCCGCTGCTGGCACATGTAGAGGCATGGCAATGGCGCCCGGACCTGATCTGGTTCGATAACCTGCGTTCCGTGGGTACGCCCAATTATTATGTACAGAAACTATTCGCTAATTATAAAGGTACCAATACAGTGCCTGTGCTGGAAAACGGCAAGGTATTGACTGGCCGGGACAGCATTTATGCCAGTGCGACGATTGATGCGGCGAAGCACGAGTTGTTGCTGAAGGTGGTAAATGCAGCCGGTGTGGCAAAACCTTACAAGATCCAGGTGAAAGGTGGTGTTGCAGGGAAGGATGCGGTGCAGCAGGTACTGACAGCTGCTGATAAACTGGCTATCAATACCCTGGACGCGCCTACCCAGGTAGCGCCCCGGCAGCAGAAACTGATTGTATCAAAGGGTGGCGCTAGTGTGACACTGCAGCCCTCTTCTGTGAACGTTTTCGTTATACCATACAAGTAA